In a genomic window of Asticcacaulis sp.:
- the ftrA gene encoding transcriptional regulator FtrA: MPKPQPFNRKVALLAFDGMPLFEFSIAVELFGLDRPEMGPDWYSFQIAALEGGPVRTTAGLRVTADAGLAIFADAGTVIIPGWPIDRPVPVELTEVLRAAHRCGARILTICSGVYVLAASGLLAGKRATTHWKYTDHVKAAYPDIEIVPDVLYVDEGQILTSAGSAAGIDLCLHLIRRDFGPAAANTVARRLVVPPHRDGGQAQFIERSVPVSYESDRLGPLLDHMRKHLHQEHRIPDLARRAGMSERTFLRRFSEATGMTPAKWLLNVRLCEARDHLETSDISIERIAEHTGFGTPTNLRHHFREQMGTTPTAYRQTFGRLSA, encoded by the coding sequence ATGCCAAAACCACAACCCTTTAATCGTAAAGTCGCCCTCCTCGCCTTTGACGGAATGCCGCTGTTCGAATTCAGCATCGCTGTAGAACTGTTCGGCCTGGACCGACCGGAAATGGGCCCCGACTGGTACAGTTTCCAGATCGCCGCCCTGGAAGGCGGGCCGGTGCGCACCACGGCCGGCCTGCGTGTGACGGCGGATGCCGGACTGGCGATTTTCGCTGATGCCGGCACGGTCATTATTCCGGGTTGGCCGATCGACCGCCCCGTACCAGTGGAACTGACCGAGGTTCTGCGGGCTGCCCACAGGTGCGGCGCCCGTATCCTGACCATCTGTTCCGGCGTCTATGTCCTGGCGGCCAGCGGGCTGCTGGCTGGCAAACGCGCCACCACGCACTGGAAATACACCGATCACGTCAAGGCCGCCTATCCAGACATCGAAATCGTACCCGATGTGCTTTATGTCGACGAGGGCCAGATCCTGACCTCCGCCGGCAGTGCCGCCGGCATCGATTTGTGCCTGCACCTGATCCGCCGCGATTTCGGGCCGGCCGCCGCCAATACCGTGGCGCGCCGCCTGGTCGTGCCGCCGCACCGGGATGGCGGACAGGCGCAATTTATTGAGCGCAGTGTGCCGGTCAGCTATGAAAGCGATCGCCTCGGCCCCCTGCTCGACCATATGCGCAAGCATCTGCATCAGGAGCATCGCATCCCTGACCTGGCCCGGCGCGCCGGCATGAGCGAGCGCACCTTCCTGCGCCGCTTCAGCGAAGCGACGGGCATGACGCCGGCCAAATGGCTACTGAATGTCAGGTTATGCGAGGCCCGCGATCATCTGGAAACCAGCGATATCAGCATCGAGCGCATAGCCGAACACACCGGTTTCGGCACACCGACGAACCTGCGCCACCACTTCCGCGAACAGATGGGCACCACCCCCACCGCTTACCGGCAAACGTTTGGACGGCTTTCCGCCTGA
- the rplK gene encoding 50S ribosomal protein L11: MAKKILGYIKLQVKAGSATPSPPIGPALGQRGVNIMGFCKEFNARTENVEKGTPLPTIITVYQDKSFTFVTKTPPATFFIKQALNLKSGSKLPGRDSAGKITRAQLRNIAEKKMKDLSAHDLDQATKIIEGSARSMGLQVVD, translated from the coding sequence ATGGCTAAGAAAATCCTGGGCTATATCAAGCTCCAGGTGAAGGCCGGCTCTGCCACGCCTTCGCCCCCCATCGGCCCTGCACTGGGTCAACGCGGCGTCAATATCATGGGTTTCTGTAAGGAATTCAACGCCCGTACCGAAAACGTCGAGAAGGGCACGCCGCTTCCGACCATCATCACCGTCTATCAGGACAAGTCGTTCACCTTCGTGACGAAGACGCCGCCGGCGACCTTCTTCATCAAGCAGGCGCTGAACCTGAAGTCCGGCTCGAAGCTGCCGGGCCGCGATTCCGCCGGCAAGATCACGCGCGCTCAACTGCGCAATATCGCCGAAAAGAAGATGAAGGATCTGAGCGCCCACGATCTCGATCAGGCGACCAAGATCATCGAAGGTTCCGCCCGTTCCATGGGCCTGCAGGTGGTGGACTAA
- a CDS encoding metal-sensitive transcriptional regulator, with amino-acid sequence MAHHPSHSAQLPALNRAAGQIEAVKRMVADERYCIDILTQLRAARSALKSIELAVLETHMQSCLKRSAGENETQQAAQIAEIMTLLKKYE; translated from the coding sequence ATGGCGCACCACCCCTCCCATTCCGCCCAACTGCCCGCGCTCAACCGCGCCGCCGGACAGATAGAAGCCGTCAAGCGCATGGTCGCGGACGAGCGGTACTGTATAGACATCCTGACCCAGCTCCGCGCCGCCCGCAGCGCCCTTAAATCCATCGAACTGGCCGTACTGGAAACGCACATGCAATCCTGCCTCAAGCGCTCCGCCGGCGAAAACGAAACGCAGCAGGCGGCGCAGATCGCCGAGATCATGACCCTGCTCAAGAAGTACGAATAG
- the rplA gene encoding 50S ribosomal protein L1: MTKIAKRIKAWENDANKFYGLTEALNVVKANAKAKFDESVEIAVNLGVDPRHADQQVRGVVNLPSGTGKDVRVAVFAKDKKAEEALAAGAEVVGAEDLVEKIMGGFMDFDRVIASPDMMALVGRLGKVLGPRGLMPNPKVGTVTPNVAQAVKDAKGGAVEFRVEKAGIVHVGVGKVSFTTEALELNVKALVDALVKARPSGAKGLYVKKIALSSTMGPGVKVDTASAS, encoded by the coding sequence ATGACCAAGATCGCAAAGCGTATTAAGGCGTGGGAAAACGACGCCAACAAGTTCTACGGCCTGACCGAAGCGCTAAACGTCGTCAAGGCGAACGCCAAGGCCAAGTTCGACGAATCCGTTGAAATCGCCGTCAATCTGGGCGTTGACCCGCGTCACGCCGACCAACAGGTCCGTGGCGTTGTCAACCTGCCGTCCGGCACCGGCAAGGACGTCCGCGTCGCCGTATTCGCCAAGGACAAGAAGGCTGAAGAAGCTCTCGCCGCCGGCGCTGAAGTCGTTGGCGCCGAAGACCTGGTCGAAAAGATCATGGGTGGCTTCATGGATTTCGACCGCGTCATCGCCTCTCCGGACATGATGGCCCTGGTCGGTCGTCTCGGTAAGGTGCTCGGCCCGCGCGGCCTGATGCCGAACCCGAAGGTCGGCACCGTCACCCCGAACGTCGCCCAGGCCGTCAAGGACGCCAAGGGTGGTGCGGTCGAGTTCCGCGTCGAAAAGGCCGGTATCGTCCACGTCGGCGTCGGCAAGGTCTCCTTCACGACCGAAGCTCTCGAACTGAACGTCAAGGCTCTGGTTGATGCGCTCGTCAAGGCGCGTCCGTCGGGCGCCAAGGGCCTCTATGTCAAGAAGATCGCTCTGTCTTCGACCATGGGCCCAGGCGTGAAGGTTGATACGGCCTCCGCTTCGTAA
- a CDS encoding copper-translocating P-type ATPase, producing the protein MPEHTHHHSHAPDSHAPVDTGHEAKSCCHGHTAPVTPVPAPKAGEAVIYTCPMHPQIRQEGPGSCPICGMALEPEVITLEDTANPELADMTRRLWISALLSVPVAILAMGAHLGLSAVVPDRLSVWIQLLLATPVALWGGWPFLVRGWQSLTTRHLNMFTLIALGVLVAWAYSVVAVLLPDAFPHMAGMAPDVYFEAAAVITTLVLVGQVLELKARAQTGDAIRALLKLAPATAHRLRDGEEETIPLAQVQVGDTLRIRPGEKVPTDGEVIDGASHVDESMLTGEAMPVSKQPGDKVTGATVNQSGSLTMKATRIGNDTLLAQIVARVGQAQRSRAPIQRVADTVSGWFVPAVVLCAVLTFAGWMLWGPEPRLGHALMNAIAVLIIACPCALGLATPMSIMAGTGRAAREGILVRDAAVLEAFEGVDTLVFDKTGTLTEGRPRLIAVRTIGAIDEDHVLAPAAAVEALSEHPIADAIVREAKAKGLPIYAVSDFKVLNGKGVSGTADGTAIALGNAALLGETPELTALAQPYRDQGQTVVCITLDGAPAGIIVVADPVKATTAAALKALAAEGLNVIMLTGDNAATAQAVAASLGLTDVRADVLPDQKGDVIEDLIRQGHKVAMAGDGVNDAPALAAATVGIAMGNGTDIAMESAGITLIRGDLGGIVKARALSRVVMRNIKQNLVFAFAYNTIGVPVAAGLLYPAFGLLLSPVIASAAMSLSSVSVIANALRIRAAKL; encoded by the coding sequence ATGCCCGAACACACACATCATCATTCACATGCCCCAGATTCACATGCCCCTGTTGACACCGGTCATGAAGCCAAGTCCTGTTGCCACGGCCATACAGCGCCTGTAACGCCCGTCCCTGCACCGAAGGCAGGCGAGGCCGTCATCTATACATGCCCGATGCATCCGCAGATCCGCCAGGAAGGCCCCGGATCATGCCCGATCTGCGGCATGGCTCTGGAGCCGGAAGTCATTACCCTGGAGGATACCGCCAATCCGGAACTGGCCGACATGACCCGTCGCCTGTGGATTTCGGCCCTCCTGTCCGTCCCGGTCGCCATTCTGGCCATGGGCGCCCATCTGGGCCTGTCAGCCGTGGTGCCGGATCGCCTGTCTGTCTGGATACAGCTACTCCTCGCCACGCCTGTGGCCTTGTGGGGCGGCTGGCCCTTCCTGGTGCGCGGCTGGCAATCCCTGACGACACGTCACCTCAACATGTTCACCCTGATCGCCCTTGGCGTCCTGGTAGCCTGGGCCTATTCCGTGGTGGCGGTGCTTCTGCCCGACGCTTTTCCGCATATGGCCGGCATGGCGCCCGACGTCTACTTTGAAGCCGCCGCCGTCATCACCACCCTGGTGCTGGTCGGCCAAGTGCTCGAACTGAAGGCGCGCGCCCAGACCGGCGACGCCATTCGCGCCCTGCTGAAACTGGCGCCCGCCACGGCTCATCGTCTGCGCGACGGGGAGGAAGAGACGATCCCGCTTGCACAGGTACAGGTCGGGGACACCCTGCGCATCCGTCCCGGCGAAAAGGTGCCGACCGATGGCGAGGTGATCGATGGGGCCAGCCATGTCGATGAATCCATGCTTACGGGTGAAGCCATGCCCGTCAGCAAACAGCCGGGTGACAAGGTGACCGGCGCCACGGTCAATCAGTCCGGCAGCCTGACTATGAAAGCCACACGTATCGGCAACGATACCCTGCTGGCGCAGATCGTCGCCCGTGTCGGCCAGGCGCAGCGATCGCGTGCGCCTATCCAGCGTGTCGCCGATACGGTTTCCGGCTGGTTCGTACCGGCCGTCGTCCTGTGCGCCGTTCTGACCTTTGCCGGCTGGATGCTGTGGGGACCGGAGCCGCGTCTCGGCCACGCCCTGATGAACGCCATCGCCGTGCTGATCATCGCCTGTCCGTGCGCCCTGGGCCTGGCCACGCCAATGTCGATCATGGCCGGCACCGGCCGCGCCGCCCGCGAAGGCATACTGGTGCGCGACGCCGCCGTCCTCGAAGCCTTCGAGGGCGTAGACACCCTGGTATTCGACAAGACGGGCACCCTGACCGAGGGCAGGCCGCGGCTGATCGCAGTCAGAACGATCGGCGCGATCGACGAGGACCACGTACTGGCCCCGGCGGCGGCTGTCGAGGCACTCAGCGAACATCCGATCGCCGACGCCATTGTCAGGGAGGCCAAGGCCAAAGGTCTGCCGATCTATGCGGTCAGTGACTTCAAGGTTCTGAACGGCAAAGGTGTCAGCGGCACGGCTGACGGCACGGCCATCGCACTCGGCAATGCCGCCCTGCTCGGAGAGACGCCGGAACTGACCGCGCTGGCCCAGCCTTACCGCGATCAGGGCCAGACGGTTGTCTGCATAACGCTTGATGGCGCGCCCGCTGGCATCATCGTCGTCGCCGATCCGGTCAAGGCCACCACGGCTGCCGCCCTAAAGGCCCTGGCGGCGGAGGGCCTGAATGTGATCATGCTGACCGGCGATAACGCGGCCACCGCCCAGGCGGTTGCGGCGTCACTGGGTCTGACGGACGTGCGCGCCGATGTCCTGCCCGACCAGAAGGGCGATGTGATCGAGGATCTGATCCGCCAGGGCCACAAGGTGGCCATGGCCGGCGATGGCGTCAATGACGCCCCTGCCCTCGCCGCCGCCACAGTCGGCATCGCCATGGGCAACGGCACCGATATTGCCATGGAAAGCGCCGGCATCACCCTGATCCGGGGCGACCTGGGCGGCATCGTCAAGGCGCGCGCCCTGAGCCGGGTGGTGATGCGTAATATCAAGCAGAACCTGGTCTTTGCTTTCGCCTACAACACCATTGGCGTGCCGGTGGCCGCCGGCCTGCTCTATCCGGCATTTGGCCTGTTGCTGTCGCCGGTCATTGCGTCGGCGGCCATGTCGCTCAGTTCGGTATCCGTCATCGCCAATGCCCTGCGTATACGCGCGGCAAAGCTTTAA
- the rplJ gene encoding 50S ribosomal protein L10 has protein sequence MDRAKKAESIEELKSVFAESGSVVVTQYSGMTFVEMSELRNRLRKEGAVLKVFKNRLAQKALNGSVGEKGDALFKGPVALVYSADPVTAAKISSQYAKENDKLKIIGGIMGTDVLNEAGVKALATLPSLDELRGKLIGLLQAPATKIAGVLQAPAGAVARVIAAHAEKAA, from the coding sequence ATGGACCGCGCAAAAAAGGCCGAGTCGATCGAAGAGCTCAAGAGCGTCTTCGCCGAATCCGGCTCCGTGGTTGTTACCCAGTATTCGGGTATGACCTTTGTGGAAATGTCTGAACTTCGCAACCGTCTTCGTAAAGAAGGCGCGGTGCTGAAGGTGTTTAAGAACCGTCTGGCTCAAAAGGCCCTGAACGGCTCGGTTGGCGAAAAGGGCGATGCCCTCTTCAAGGGCCCGGTCGCTCTGGTCTATTCGGCCGATCCGGTTACCGCTGCGAAAATCTCTTCCCAGTACGCCAAGGAAAATGACAAGCTCAAGATCATTGGCGGCATCATGGGGACGGACGTTCTCAACGAAGCAGGCGTCAAGGCCCTGGCCACCCTGCCTTCGCTCGACGAACTGCGCGGCAAGCTCATCGGCCTCCTGCAAGCTCCGGCGACCAAGATCGCTGGCGTTCTGCAAGCCCCAGCCGGTGCCGTGGCCCGCGTCATCGCGGCCCATGCCGAAAAAGCGGCTTAA
- a CDS encoding tRNA-(ms[2]io[6]A)-hydroxylase has product MLTDIHNFLGSPTPSAWVGAALKNQDLLLLDHKNCEYKAASNAINLMAKYQECEALVMAMARLAREELAHHEQVMKIMKRRGIALRPLTPSRYAMGLRRLCRRTEPGMMIDILLISAFIEARSCERFGAIAPYLDEELGKFYKGLLKSEARHFTGYLKLAALYGDADDIAQRIPIIRETEQALIAEPDTGFRFHSGPPA; this is encoded by the coding sequence ATGCTGACTGATATCCACAATTTTCTGGGCAGCCCGACACCATCCGCCTGGGTGGGGGCGGCGCTGAAAAACCAGGACCTGCTGCTGCTCGACCACAAGAACTGCGAATACAAGGCTGCCAGCAATGCCATAAACCTGATGGCCAAATATCAGGAATGCGAGGCTCTGGTCATGGCCATGGCCCGTCTGGCGCGCGAAGAACTGGCGCACCACGAGCAGGTGATGAAGATCATGAAGCGGCGCGGCATTGCGCTTCGTCCTCTTACGCCCTCGCGCTATGCCATGGGCCTGCGCCGCCTGTGCCGCCGTACCGAGCCCGGAATGATGATCGATATCCTGCTGATCAGCGCCTTTATCGAGGCGCGATCCTGCGAGCGTTTCGGCGCCATCGCGCCGTATCTGGATGAAGAACTAGGCAAGTTCTACAAAGGCCTGCTGAAAAGTGAGGCGCGTCATTTCACCGGTTACCTCAAGCTGGCGGCCCTGTATGGGGATGCTGACGATATCGCGCAACGCATTCCAATTATCCGCGAAACCGAGCAGGCATTGATCGCCGAGCCTGATACGGGATTTCGCTTTCACTCCGGCCCACCGGCATAA
- a CDS encoding sulfotransferase domain-containing protein — protein sequence MSAYEAIYKIMSTMPVHTGEITAEMRGMITATKTKNIQTILAYPLKVGGTYMRVALIHLLSFHYQAHLSRGSYVAVGPNREPYFPLIFNQHVLTDTTPRAAVMHLHTVATQATTEIVEAFDIPVLIATRNILDTLVSWANHQEKNLATGGYPDWDFLTENGKPFSEMTPEERRHGLVHFAPLWYARHYGSWLRYSKACMEKGTRPPLWMRYEDLVERPVDLLMAIIQHVDPAHTYSREQAQAALQLAMQDKEAVRFNKGVGGRGDAYFSAEEKQVIYDIIKTAGEPDLIELGVLPNPDAEAERLAS from the coding sequence ATGTCCGCATATGAAGCGATTTACAAAATCATGAGCACCATGCCGGTCCATACCGGCGAGATCACGGCGGAAATGCGCGGCATGATCACCGCCACCAAAACCAAAAACATCCAGACCATACTGGCCTATCCGCTAAAGGTGGGTGGCACCTATATGCGGGTGGCGCTGATCCACCTGCTCAGCTTCCACTACCAGGCGCACCTGTCACGCGGCTCGTATGTCGCCGTCGGTCCCAACCGAGAACCCTATTTTCCTCTGATTTTCAACCAGCACGTCCTGACCGACACCACGCCGCGTGCAGCCGTCATGCACCTGCACACCGTGGCCACCCAGGCGACCACCGAAATCGTTGAAGCCTTCGATATCCCGGTGCTGATCGCCACGCGCAACATCCTCGATACGCTTGTTTCCTGGGCAAACCATCAGGAGAAAAACCTGGCAACCGGCGGCTATCCCGACTGGGATTTCCTGACCGAGAACGGCAAGCCTTTTTCGGAAATGACGCCCGAAGAACGCCGGCATGGCCTGGTTCATTTCGCGCCGCTGTGGTACGCGCGTCATTATGGTAGCTGGCTGCGTTATTCAAAAGCCTGCATGGAAAAGGGCACGCGTCCGCCCCTGTGGATGCGTTACGAAGATCTCGTGGAGCGTCCGGTCGACCTGCTTATGGCCATCATCCAGCATGTTGATCCTGCTCACACCTACAGCCGTGAACAGGCGCAGGCGGCCTTGCAACTGGCTATGCAGGACAAGGAAGCCGTGCGCTTCAACAAGGGCGTCGGCGGCCGGGGCGATGCCTATTTCAGCGCCGAAGAAAAGCAGGTCATCTATGACATCATCAAGACCGCCGGCGAACCGGACCTGATCGAACTGGGCGTCCTGCCCAATCCGGACGCCGAGGCAGAGCGCCTCGCCTCCTGA